In Spirosoma agri, one DNA window encodes the following:
- a CDS encoding DinB family protein has translation MENTAQFSQTKDQIVLSPEQLLAHWQGHRGLTRRLIEAYPDEHFFSYSLGGMRPCSALIDEVLQMADQSMQGVVSGQWPSFDEGSETSPNATTKEQVLAHWDRVTETINAHWPQIPPARFQEVDKAFGLYEGPIYWFLLYLIDNEIHHRGQAYVYLRTLGVEPPAFWDRPQV, from the coding sequence ATGGAAAACACAGCCCAGTTTAGCCAAACGAAGGATCAGATCGTCCTCTCACCCGAGCAACTTCTTGCCCATTGGCAGGGACACCGGGGACTCACCCGCCGGTTGATCGAAGCCTACCCCGACGAACACTTCTTTTCGTATTCCCTGGGCGGCATGCGCCCTTGCTCAGCGCTGATTGATGAAGTACTGCAAATGGCCGACCAGAGCATGCAGGGCGTTGTTTCGGGTCAGTGGCCTTCCTTTGACGAGGGTTCGGAGACGTCCCCCAACGCAACGACGAAGGAGCAGGTACTGGCCCATTGGGATCGGGTGACCGAGACGATTAATGCTCATTGGCCGCAGATTCCACCCGCCCGCTTTCAGGAAGTCGACAAGGCCTTTGGTCTGTATGAAGGACCTATCTACTGGTTTCTTCTCTACCTGATCGATAATGAGATTCATCACCGGGGTCAGGCTTATGTCTATCTGCGCACACTGGGCGTAGAACCGCCTGCTTTCTGGGATCGCCCTCAAGTATAG
- a CDS encoding carboxylesterase/lipase family protein, with protein sequence MSNNRREFLQKLGFGATALGVSPITSDVTAKPTAPNRKDSVVAAESNAVVETSAGKVRGYTHNGIVNFKGIPYAATTAGEARFMPPAKLTPWTGVRNSLIYGPVCPQKPNAGWSSEEYAFLYQWNDGSQGEDCLRLNVWSPGVNDGKKRPVMFWIHGGAFFSGSSQEHPSYDGENLSRFGDVVVVSINHRLNVFGFLDLSDYGSQYAQSGNVGMLDLVAALEWVRDNIAQFGGDASNVTIFGQSGGAAKVTTLMAMPSAKGLFHKGISESSSTVQVATHTYAAQLAEHVLADLKLNRSTISDIHKLSFARITEAGIAAEKKMGATIPPGVGRAGWQPVVDGTVLPAHPFEPAVPAYSANIPMIIGTNRNEASASINNPGMESIDDDGAKKKLAERFGDKGGQLYDVLRKVHPKAKPVELISYVAPYNPMAYLQAERKAAQDAAPVYLYLFAWQTPVLDGRPRSFHCSEIPFVFANTDRCETMTGGGNEARELATKMSQAWVNFARTGNPNHKGLPNWPAFMPDNGAMMVFNKTSDVRNDPDGEARKVLESLYYKRSV encoded by the coding sequence ATGAGCAATAACCGTAGAGAATTCCTTCAAAAACTTGGCTTTGGGGCAACGGCCCTGGGCGTTTCGCCAATTACGTCAGACGTAACAGCAAAACCCACCGCACCGAATCGAAAAGACAGTGTAGTGGCTGCTGAGTCGAATGCGGTGGTGGAAACATCGGCGGGGAAAGTGCGCGGCTATACACACAACGGTATCGTCAATTTTAAAGGAATTCCCTACGCAGCAACGACCGCCGGAGAGGCCCGATTTATGCCACCGGCCAAACTCACCCCCTGGACTGGTGTGCGTAACTCGCTTATCTACGGGCCGGTCTGTCCCCAGAAGCCAAATGCCGGGTGGAGTTCGGAAGAATACGCGTTTCTGTATCAATGGAACGATGGTTCGCAGGGAGAGGACTGCCTTCGACTAAATGTCTGGTCGCCGGGGGTGAACGATGGTAAAAAACGACCGGTTATGTTCTGGATACATGGGGGGGCTTTTTTCTCCGGTTCCAGCCAGGAACACCCGTCCTACGATGGCGAAAACCTGAGCCGATTCGGCGATGTCGTCGTTGTCTCGATCAACCACCGGCTCAACGTTTTTGGCTTTCTCGATTTGTCGGATTACGGCAGTCAGTACGCTCAGTCGGGAAACGTAGGCATGCTGGATTTGGTAGCGGCTCTCGAATGGGTACGTGATAACATTGCTCAGTTTGGGGGCGACGCTAGCAACGTAACGATTTTCGGACAGTCGGGTGGCGCGGCAAAAGTCACAACGCTTATGGCCATGCCATCGGCAAAGGGGCTTTTTCATAAAGGCATTTCGGAAAGTAGCTCGACCGTTCAGGTGGCTACGCATACCTACGCGGCCCAACTCGCTGAGCATGTGCTGGCGGATTTGAAACTCAACCGGTCAACTATCAGCGATATTCATAAACTCTCTTTTGCGCGCATTACGGAAGCGGGCATAGCTGCCGAGAAGAAAATGGGAGCCACGATACCGCCGGGCGTTGGTCGGGCGGGGTGGCAACCGGTCGTGGATGGCACCGTATTACCCGCTCATCCGTTTGAGCCTGCCGTTCCAGCCTATTCAGCGAATATCCCGATGATTATTGGTACGAACCGTAACGAAGCGTCGGCCAGTATCAACAACCCCGGTATGGAATCAATCGACGACGATGGGGCGAAAAAGAAACTGGCCGAACGCTTTGGCGACAAGGGTGGCCAGCTGTATGATGTGTTGCGTAAAGTGCATCCAAAAGCGAAGCCTGTTGAACTCATCTCATACGTAGCCCCTTATAATCCAATGGCTTATCTACAAGCCGAGCGGAAAGCGGCTCAGGATGCTGCCCCCGTTTATCTCTACCTGTTTGCCTGGCAGACGCCCGTTTTGGATGGCCGACCCCGCTCGTTTCATTGCAGCGAAATTCCGTTTGTCTTTGCCAATACCGACCGGTGCGAAACGATGACAGGCGGAGGAAACGAAGCTCGGGAATTGGCTACCAAAATGAGTCAGGCCTGGGTCAATTTCGCCCGCACTGGCAATCCAAATCATAAAGGACTTCCCAACTGGCCCGCCTTTATGCCCGACAACGGCGCGATGATGGTTTTCAACAAAACCAGCGACGTACGCAACGATCCCGACGGCGAAGCCCGGAAAGTACTGGAATCACTGTACTATAAGCGAAGTGTGTAG
- a CDS encoding transposase, with amino-acid sequence MKRLRHQTVEPVLGIRVEYYGLRKVNVRGKPGAHEMMLMAAVTFNLKKYMKFTTKSAISQAIALKVERP; translated from the coding sequence ATGAAACGGCTTCGCCACCAAACAGTAGAACCGGTTTTAGGCATTCGGGTAGAGTACTATGGCCTTCGAAAAGTGAATGTACGGGGAAAACCAGGGGCTCACGAGATGATGCTGATGGCAGCCGTTACCTTCAACCTGAAGAAGTATATGAAATTTACTACTAAGTCCGCCATCAGCCAGGCCATAGCGCTGAAAGTGGAGCGGCCTTAG
- a CDS encoding ThuA domain-containing protein, giving the protein MKKIVSLLLAFLLGVSGLSVAQSSKPKVLIFSKTLRYYHESIPDGIAAITHMGQQHGFDVDTTKNADFFTDNTLKKYAAIIWLSTTGDVLNPAQQAAFERYIQAGGGYVGIHSASASEKDWEWFGQLTGAVFVNHPPDPVEGVVRVADAKDPSTRQLPKRWKRKDEWYNFKKRMTDVHVLLTADERTYQGGTEGAYHPLAWKHQFDGGRSFYTALGHLGEAYQDPLFQQHILAGIQYSIGKNEPLDYTKAKTVQVP; this is encoded by the coding sequence ATGAAAAAAATAGTATCGCTTCTTTTGGCCTTTTTACTGGGTGTTTCGGGGCTGAGTGTTGCCCAATCCAGCAAGCCCAAAGTCCTGATTTTCAGTAAAACACTACGGTATTATCATGAGTCCATTCCCGATGGTATCGCGGCCATTACGCATATGGGTCAACAGCATGGGTTCGATGTAGACACGACAAAAAATGCGGATTTCTTTACCGACAATACCCTGAAAAAGTACGCGGCTATCATCTGGCTTAGCACTACTGGCGACGTACTGAATCCCGCGCAGCAAGCGGCTTTTGAACGTTACATTCAGGCGGGTGGTGGCTACGTGGGCATTCACTCGGCCTCTGCCTCGGAGAAGGATTGGGAATGGTTCGGCCAGTTGACCGGGGCCGTTTTCGTGAATCACCCACCCGATCCGGTGGAGGGTGTTGTGCGGGTTGCCGATGCGAAAGACCCATCGACGCGCCAGTTGCCCAAGCGGTGGAAGCGAAAGGACGAATGGTATAATTTCAAAAAACGCATGACCGATGTACACGTACTGCTGACCGCCGATGAACGTACGTACCAGGGCGGTACCGAAGGCGCCTATCACCCGCTGGCGTGGAAGCACCAATTCGATGGTGGCCGGTCATTTTATACTGCACTAGGTCACCTCGGCGAAGCCTATCAAGATCCCCTATTTCAACAACATATTCTGGCCGGGATTCAGTACAGCATCGGCAAAAACGAACCACTGGATTATACCAAGGCCAAAACAGTCCAGGTGCCTTAA
- a CDS encoding RagB/SusD family nutrient uptake outer membrane protein: protein MKNLTNKLIIVTATLVLSTSACKEKFLEVPPTGQLSSDQLTSKAGIEGILVSSYAQLNGRGFRRVSSSFNWLRGSISGGEANKGSNSGDYGDLIPWMTYQLYPSLFDIGQKWSAMFEGISRANAVLRALPSASVDVTAADKQRISAEARFLRAHYYFDLKRGFNLVPYVDESVGYGTGAEKVPNNVDIWPKIEADFKYAVDNLPETQTLVGRANKWAAMAYLAKTYLYQKKYTEAKTLFDQVITNGVTSGGTKYGLVANYTDIFNAAKETNAESIFAIQNAANTGSSDNAATDLANNFPYNTGSSGPAGCCGYFPPSFELANSFRVDGNGLPLLDGSYNSDANQLKTDQGILSNQAFTPDTGPVDPRLDWSVGRRGIPYLDWSIHPGFAWIRDQSFAGPYSPKKFIYYKSQAKTLTDASTSTDAYSAINYNIIRFADVLLMAAECEIEVGSLETARKYVNMIRTRAANADTWVKASDGKNAANYVIANYTMPWTDKVAARTAVQFERKLELSGEGHRFFDLVRWGTASTVLNAFLAYESKKLPVAYSGGKFTAGRDEYIPIPQTQIDYQGKSVLTQNPGY from the coding sequence ATGAAAAATCTTACCAATAAATTAATCATAGTGACAGCAACACTCGTGCTGTCGACCTCCGCCTGTAAAGAAAAATTTCTGGAGGTGCCGCCCACCGGCCAGTTGTCTAGCGACCAATTGACGTCCAAGGCCGGAATTGAGGGAATTCTGGTGTCGTCGTATGCCCAGTTGAACGGGCGGGGCTTCCGGCGGGTGAGCAGTTCGTTTAACTGGCTGCGGGGAAGCATATCGGGTGGGGAAGCAAACAAAGGCTCTAATTCAGGCGATTATGGTGATCTCATCCCCTGGATGACGTATCAGCTTTACCCCAGTCTGTTCGACATCGGTCAGAAATGGAGTGCCATGTTTGAAGGCATCAGCCGGGCAAATGCGGTGCTACGGGCGCTTCCATCGGCCAGTGTCGACGTAACGGCGGCTGACAAACAGCGGATATCCGCCGAAGCCCGTTTCCTGCGCGCACATTACTACTTTGATCTGAAACGGGGCTTCAATCTGGTTCCCTACGTAGACGAATCGGTGGGCTACGGAACGGGTGCCGAAAAGGTGCCGAACAACGTGGATATATGGCCTAAAATTGAAGCCGATTTCAAATACGCTGTCGACAACCTGCCTGAAACGCAGACGCTGGTGGGTCGGGCGAACAAATGGGCGGCTATGGCGTATCTGGCGAAAACGTACCTGTATCAGAAGAAATACACCGAGGCTAAAACGCTGTTCGATCAGGTGATTACCAATGGTGTTACGTCGGGTGGCACAAAATACGGGCTGGTCGCCAACTACACCGACATTTTCAACGCGGCCAAAGAAACCAACGCCGAGTCGATTTTTGCGATCCAGAATGCGGCCAATACCGGTAGTTCAGATAATGCCGCAACAGATCTGGCCAACAACTTTCCGTACAACACCGGTTCAAGCGGTCCGGCGGGTTGCTGCGGCTATTTTCCGCCCAGTTTCGAGTTGGCGAACTCGTTTCGGGTGGATGGCAACGGACTTCCTTTGCTGGACGGCTCCTACAATTCGGATGCAAACCAGTTGAAAACAGATCAGGGTATCCTGTCAAATCAGGCATTCACACCAGATACGGGTCCGGTTGATCCGCGTCTGGACTGGTCGGTGGGTCGTCGGGGCATTCCCTATCTCGACTGGTCGATCCACCCCGGTTTTGCCTGGATTCGCGACCAGAGCTTTGCCGGACCTTATTCGCCCAAGAAGTTTATCTATTACAAATCGCAGGCTAAAACGCTGACCGATGCCAGTACATCAACCGATGCGTATTCGGCGATCAATTACAACATCATCCGCTTTGCCGACGTACTGCTGATGGCGGCTGAATGCGAGATTGAAGTAGGAAGTCTGGAAACGGCGCGCAAGTATGTCAACATGATTCGGACCCGGGCCGCGAATGCCGATACGTGGGTAAAAGCGTCGGATGGAAAGAATGCTGCCAACTACGTAATCGCCAACTACACCATGCCCTGGACCGATAAAGTGGCAGCCCGAACGGCGGTACAATTTGAGCGCAAACTCGAACTCTCGGGCGAAGGGCATCGCTTCTTCGATCTGGTCCGTTGGGGAACGGCTTCCACCGTTTTGAACGCATTCCTGGCCTACGAATCCAAAAAATTACCGGTAGCTTATAGTGGTGGCAAATTCACGGCGGGTCGGGACGAATACATCCCCATCCCACAGACCCAGATTGATTATCAGGGCAAAAGTGTGTTGACACAAAATCCGGGGTATTGA
- a CDS encoding SusC/RagA family TonB-linked outer membrane protein, whose protein sequence is MKKSFYRALQATFLGATLLLWSLTAFAQDRRITGKITGSEGAIPGANIVLKGTQTGTSSDANGNFILAIRGENPVLIISSIGSKTQEVVIGNRSSIDVKLDDETNALNEVVVTGYSTENRRDVTGAVSTVKPTQLQIVPSANVEQQLQGRVAGVTVITNGQPGTSSQIRVRGFGSFGGNQPLYVVDGVPTQSIQFINPNDIETTTVLKDAASASIYGARAAAGVVVLTTKKGQRKAQKLSVSYDGLYGVTDPGKGLPILTPQEQADWTWQARKNDLFQTGTAVGSTSFAGIANGQYGSGQTPVLPDYLLVGRNAGVVGSVDLTAEAAKYNVNPANGAIYTVIAANKQGTDWYKAITRVAPMTRHTLGFSGGTETSRYYLSLGMQQQAGIITNNNFSRYTLRANTEFDLTKKLRFGENVQVAYVSATGLQGSTGNSLGNSTNNNSSVSGDENDVLTAFRMAPIIPIYNAFGGYAGTAAPGFNNPRNPVANRESVANNTNYTVFGSGNAYLEYDVIPGLTLRSSLGGTYYTNYSNSYARSTYENSENIANYTYSEASNAGLAWTFTNTAQYKQTFGKHDLSLLAGLEALNTGSGRGIIGSGINPFSTDPDYVTLSTTTPGATRQVSSTYSKGNNFYSVFGQAKYTFNDKYIATAVVRRDGSSQFGPSNRFGVFPAFSAAWRISSEEFMRSLPWISDLKIRGGYGLMGNSNYLSSTNQFNLFATNAANGYDLGATNNSIATGYYPSQIGNADAKWETSITSNIGIDGSFFNNRLEVVVDFWRKDTKDLLYQLALPSVVGVRANAPFLNVASMRNQGIDLLLTTRGKLVGELSYEVTGIGSFLSNRITAIAPLVPYFTGGGTRIGGPVVRNEAGHTLSSFYGYQVVGLFNSKEDVASAATQTGAAPGRFRFADLNGDRKIDDNDRTYLGSPIPKFTGSITLGLKYKGFDLNTNLYASLGSQIFNNQRWFTDFYPSFTGAAVSTRVKDSWLPTHTDTMVPIFESAANFSTNTQPNSYYVENGSYGRMQYLNLGYTFPTVLLSRANLSRLRVSVSATNLFTITKYSGLDPAVGGGSDATFGIDVGNYPVTRGYNVGVSFGF, encoded by the coding sequence ATGAAAAAATCGTTCTACAGAGCTTTGCAGGCTACTTTTCTAGGGGCAACGCTACTGCTATGGAGCCTTACTGCATTTGCTCAGGATCGCCGGATAACGGGTAAAATTACGGGCAGCGAAGGCGCAATCCCAGGGGCCAACATTGTGTTGAAAGGAACGCAAACCGGTACGTCGTCTGATGCCAATGGCAATTTTATCCTAGCCATCCGTGGTGAAAATCCGGTGCTGATTATTTCCTCCATCGGATCAAAAACGCAGGAAGTGGTGATTGGTAATCGCTCATCAATTGACGTGAAACTCGACGATGAAACCAATGCGCTGAATGAAGTGGTGGTAACGGGTTACTCGACGGAAAACCGCCGGGACGTAACGGGCGCTGTTTCGACGGTTAAACCCACTCAGCTTCAGATTGTACCATCGGCTAATGTCGAACAGCAGTTGCAGGGGCGCGTGGCGGGCGTTACGGTCATCACCAACGGCCAGCCCGGTACATCCAGCCAGATTCGGGTGCGGGGCTTTGGTTCGTTCGGGGGTAATCAACCGCTTTATGTGGTGGACGGCGTGCCTACCCAAAGCATTCAGTTCATCAATCCCAACGACATTGAGACCACGACCGTCCTGAAAGATGCCGCTTCGGCTTCGATTTACGGAGCCAGAGCAGCCGCCGGCGTTGTTGTTTTAACGACAAAGAAGGGGCAGCGGAAGGCCCAGAAATTGAGCGTTAGCTACGATGGCTTATACGGCGTGACCGATCCGGGCAAAGGGCTCCCGATTCTGACTCCGCAGGAGCAGGCCGACTGGACCTGGCAGGCGCGTAAGAATGATCTTTTTCAAACGGGAACAGCCGTTGGGTCGACCAGTTTTGCCGGTATTGCTAATGGTCAATACGGATCGGGTCAAACGCCGGTATTACCGGATTATTTACTGGTTGGTCGAAATGCAGGTGTTGTCGGATCGGTCGATTTGACGGCAGAAGCGGCTAAGTACAATGTCAATCCGGCCAATGGAGCAATCTATACGGTGATTGCGGCCAATAAACAAGGCACCGATTGGTACAAGGCCATCACCCGAGTTGCTCCCATGACACGCCATACGCTGGGCTTTTCGGGTGGCACCGAAACCAGCCGATATTACCTGAGTCTGGGCATGCAGCAGCAAGCGGGCATTATTACAAACAATAATTTTTCGCGCTATACCCTGCGCGCTAACACCGAATTTGACCTGACGAAAAAGCTCCGGTTTGGCGAGAACGTACAGGTCGCCTACGTATCGGCAACGGGTTTGCAGGGGAGTACGGGAAACTCGCTCGGTAACAGCACCAATAACAACTCCAGCGTATCGGGCGATGAGAACGACGTGTTGACCGCGTTTCGGATGGCTCCCATTATTCCGATCTACAATGCATTCGGAGGATACGCGGGTACGGCTGCTCCGGGGTTCAACAATCCCCGAAATCCCGTAGCGAATCGCGAGAGTGTGGCCAATAATACCAACTACACGGTCTTCGGTTCGGGCAATGCTTATCTGGAGTATGATGTAATTCCAGGCCTCACGTTACGGAGCAGCCTGGGTGGAACGTATTACACAAATTATTCTAACTCATACGCCCGGTCCACCTACGAAAACTCCGAGAACATCGCCAACTACACCTACTCAGAAGCATCCAACGCAGGACTCGCCTGGACCTTTACCAACACCGCCCAGTACAAACAGACGTTCGGAAAACACGACCTGAGCCTACTGGCCGGTCTGGAAGCCCTCAACACCGGGAGCGGGCGGGGGATCATTGGGTCAGGGATCAATCCCTTCTCCACCGATCCGGACTACGTCACGCTGAGCACCACCACGCCCGGCGCTACGCGGCAGGTTTCCAGTACCTACAGCAAAGGCAATAACTTCTACTCCGTCTTCGGCCAGGCCAAATACACATTTAACGATAAGTATATAGCTACGGCGGTGGTCCGTCGGGATGGATCGTCCCAGTTCGGGCCCAGCAACCGATTCGGCGTGTTTCCCGCTTTCTCGGCGGCCTGGCGCATCTCATCCGAGGAGTTTATGAGGAGTCTGCCCTGGATTTCGGACCTCAAAATTCGCGGTGGCTACGGCCTGATGGGCAATTCCAACTACCTCAGTTCCACCAACCAGTTCAACCTGTTTGCCACCAATGCGGCCAATGGCTATGACCTCGGCGCAACGAACAACTCGATTGCAACGGGCTACTACCCAAGTCAGATCGGCAATGCCGATGCCAAATGGGAGACCAGCATTACGTCTAACATCGGTATTGACGGTTCATTTTTTAATAACCGGCTGGAAGTGGTTGTCGATTTCTGGCGGAAGGATACCAAAGACCTGCTTTACCAATTGGCTTTGCCGAGCGTCGTGGGGGTTCGGGCCAATGCGCCCTTCCTGAACGTAGCGAGCATGCGCAATCAGGGCATCGATCTGCTGCTGACCACGCGGGGAAAACTCGTCGGCGAGCTGAGTTACGAGGTGACTGGAATCGGGAGTTTTCTGAGCAACCGGATCACCGCCATTGCGCCGTTGGTGCCGTATTTCACGGGCGGTGGCACCCGGATTGGCGGGCCGGTGGTCCGTAACGAAGCGGGCCACACGTTGTCCTCGTTCTATGGTTATCAGGTCGTTGGCCTGTTCAATAGCAAAGAAGACGTGGCATCAGCTGCGACGCAAACGGGCGCTGCGCCGGGCCGATTCCGTTTTGCGGACCTCAATGGCGACCGTAAAATCGACGATAATGACCGGACGTATCTGGGTAGCCCGATTCCTAAATTCACAGGCAGCATTACGTTGGGTTTGAAATACAAAGGGTTCGATTTGAACACCAACCTATATGCTTCACTGGGTAGTCAGATTTTCAACAACCAGCGGTGGTTTACGGATTTCTACCCCTCGTTCACCGGGGCTGCGGTCAGTACACGGGTGAAAGATTCGTGGCTGCCTACCCATACCGACACCATGGTACCGATTTTTGAGAGCGCGGCTAATTTCAGCACCAACACGCAGCCTAATTCCTACTACGTCGAAAACGGATCGTACGGGCGGATGCAGTATTTGAATCTGGGATATACCTTTCCTACTGTACTGTTAAGTCGGGCCAATCTCAGCCGGTTGCGGGTATCGGTGTCGGCGACGAACTTGTTTACGATCACCAAATACAGCGGCTTAGATCCGGCGGTTGGTGGCGGTTCGGATGCTACATTCGGGATTGATGTGGGCAACTATCCAGTAACTCGGGGCTACAATGTAGGGGTGAGTTTTGGCTTCTAA
- a CDS encoding carboxymuconolactone decarboxylase family protein produces the protein MAEYQTPKDRAYTNTLLNAAPQEAAAFMNLKHTAERTDGVIPIKYRELMSVAVALTTQCAYCIESHINNAVQAGATREEIAETVFIAAALRAGGAVGTGLMAMRLFEEANAERK, from the coding sequence ATGGCCGAATATCAAACACCCAAGGATCGAGCCTATACCAATACTCTGTTAAATGCGGCTCCTCAGGAGGCAGCCGCCTTTATGAATCTCAAGCACACCGCCGAACGAACCGATGGGGTCATTCCCATCAAATACCGGGAATTGATGTCGGTAGCGGTGGCGTTGACGACCCAGTGCGCTTACTGTATTGAATCGCACATTAACAACGCTGTACAGGCGGGGGCTACCCGAGAAGAGATTGCCGAAACGGTCTTCATTGCGGCTGCACTCCGGGCGGGTGGGGCAGTAGGGACGGGCCTGATGGCGATGCGTCTGTTTGAGGAAGCCAATGCAGAACGTAAGTAA
- a CDS encoding beta/alpha barrel domain-containing protein, with protein MSFSITHLLTILRAAPLVPVFYHADPDRTRQTIQACYEGRLRVFEFTNRGADALATFTQVVPFVRQQCPEMALGIGTILTPDEADAFMDAGADFVVQPVITPTVGDRCHARNIPWIPAGTTLNELYQATGLGAQLLKVFPANVVGPDFIKAIRGPMPGLKLMVTGGVEPTVESVRPWLAAGATALGLGSQLFAGDSLQPDQLRLRITDLLAQLTPYLPTTVCINL; from the coding sequence ATGTCTTTTTCGATTACTCACTTGCTGACCATTTTAAGGGCAGCCCCCCTGGTACCCGTGTTCTACCATGCCGACCCCGACCGCACCCGGCAAACCATACAAGCCTGCTACGAGGGTAGGCTGCGTGTCTTTGAGTTTACGAACCGGGGAGCAGATGCGCTGGCTACCTTTACGCAGGTCGTACCGTTCGTCCGGCAACAGTGCCCAGAGATGGCGCTGGGGATCGGGACCATTCTGACCCCTGACGAAGCCGATGCTTTTATGGACGCAGGAGCCGATTTTGTGGTACAACCCGTGATAACCCCGACGGTGGGCGATCGCTGTCACGCACGAAACATCCCCTGGATACCAGCAGGAACCACCCTGAACGAACTGTATCAGGCTACGGGATTGGGGGCTCAGTTGCTAAAGGTGTTTCCGGCCAACGTCGTTGGCCCGGATTTTATCAAGGCCATTCGCGGACCAATGCCTGGTTTAAAACTAATGGTGACAGGTGGTGTCGAACCGACGGTTGAGAGCGTAAGGCCCTGGTTGGCAGCGGGGGCTACGGCCCTCGGACTGGGATCCCAATTGTTCGCCGGCGATTCGCTACAGCCTGACCAGTTGCGCCTGCGTATTACCGATCTGTTGGCTCAACTAACCCCTTACCTGCCCACGACCGTATGCATAAATCTGTAG
- a CDS encoding SDR family NAD(P)-dependent oxidoreductase yields the protein MRVLDQFSLAGKTALVTGSDTGLGQAMAIALAEAGADIIGASNSDAILGGATQQAIAGLGRHFTGYVVDLSDRDNLYQFVTDVKAAHTIDILINNAGMILRKPVAEHPDDWWDKVISVNLDAQFLLTREFGKDMIARGSGKIVFTCSLLSFQGGINVPGYTASKSAVAGLVKAFANEWASKGVNVNGIAPGYIATNNTEALRADPDRSKAILDRIPANRWGEPSDFKGPVVFLTSEAGSYVNGTILTVDGGWMAR from the coding sequence ATGCGTGTTTTAGATCAATTTAGTCTGGCCGGCAAAACGGCCCTGGTAACCGGCAGCGACACCGGATTGGGGCAAGCTATGGCCATTGCACTCGCTGAAGCCGGGGCGGACATTATTGGCGCGTCCAACTCCGACGCGATTCTGGGCGGAGCTACCCAGCAGGCCATCGCGGGTTTGGGTCGTCATTTTACGGGATACGTTGTCGATCTGTCGGACCGCGACAACCTGTATCAGTTCGTAACCGACGTCAAAGCCGCGCACACCATCGATATCCTGATCAATAACGCCGGTATGATTCTGCGCAAACCCGTCGCTGAACACCCCGATGACTGGTGGGACAAAGTAATCTCTGTAAACCTCGATGCGCAGTTTCTGCTAACCCGTGAGTTTGGGAAGGATATGATTGCCCGGGGAAGCGGAAAAATTGTGTTTACCTGTTCATTACTAAGTTTCCAGGGCGGCATCAACGTACCTGGCTACACCGCCAGCAAAAGCGCCGTGGCTGGTCTGGTCAAGGCATTTGCCAACGAGTGGGCCTCCAAAGGCGTCAACGTAAATGGCATCGCGCCCGGCTACATTGCGACCAACAATACGGAAGCGTTGCGGGCTGACCCCGACCGCTCGAAAGCGATTCTCGACCGCATTCCTGCCAACCGTTGGGGCGAACCCAGCGATTTCAAAGGTCCCGTCGTTTTTCTAACCTCCGAAGCCGGGTCCTACGTCAACGGTACGATTCTAACAGTGGATGGCGGCTGGATGGCTCGATAA